Sequence from the Syntrophorhabdales bacterium genome:
GATCCTACCCCTCTTTGCGCTTGGTCTTTCAAACCACGGACTCTGGACTGCCGACGAACCGCGCGTCGCTGAAATCAGCAGGGAGATGGCTCTATCGGGAGACTGGGCGGTTCCCACCCTCAATAAGAAGCCTTTTCTGGAAGAGCCTCCTCTCTACTACGCCTCAGTTGCCTCTGTGTTTAGGGTGTTCGGAGCCGCCTCCGACAGAATAGCGCGCATCCCGTCAGCCCTCTTTGCCCTGGGAGGAGTTGCCGCTCTTTTCTTTCTGGCCTCGATGCTTTTCGGCCCGAGGGTTGGATTTCTGTCGGGGTTTGTTCTTGCGACATGCGGCGAATATTTCCGGGTGGCGCACTGGCTTTTGGTGGACAGTGCGCTTACCTGTTTTGTGATCACCGCCATGGCCTTTTTTATGGCAGCATACCGGACCAGCAACGGACGGAAGAGAATTCTTTTCTATGTGGCCTGCTACATCTCGTGCACGCTCGCCTTTTACTCGAAGGGGTTCATCGGCATTGCCATTCCGGGGCTTGCAGTGCTTGCCTTTATCATTCTTGACAGGAATTTCAGAGAAGCGCTCAGGATGCAGTTATGGCTCGGTGCGCTCGTATTCGTGCTCATGGCAGCACCATGGTTTGCAGCGCTCTGGTACGGGGGCGGTTCGGAACACCTCAGGGTCTATCTCGTGTACAATCACCTCCAGCGATTTCTCCCCGGTGGCTCATCCGGCCATCATCAGCCGTTCTATTACTACCTCACCCAGTTCCCCGCAGGCTTTCTCCCCTGGAGCATTTTGCTCGTGTCGGTCATCTATTTCTGTGTTGCGAGAAGGCACAGAGCACCGACCTCACAGCAAAAAGGCCTCCTCTTCGCGGAATGCTGGTTTATTACCGGATTCCTCTTTTTCAGTCTCGCGTCAACCAAAAGGGTGCTCTATCTCATGCCGATCTTCGCTCCGGCTGCGATGCTGACAGCCTCGTATATCGAGA
This genomic interval carries:
- a CDS encoding glycosyltransferase family 39 protein, whose protein sequence is MVNEANRLNRREQSKQQKKQGARSLRTHFFLLIATILPLFALGLSNHGLWTADEPRVAEISREMALSGDWAVPTLNKKPFLEEPPLYYASVASVFRVFGAASDRIARIPSALFALGGVAALFFLASMLFGPRVGFLSGFVLATCGEYFRVAHWLLVDSALTCFVITAMAFFMAAYRTSNGRKRILFYVACYISCTLAFYSKGFIGIAIPGLAVLAFIILDRNFREALRMQLWLGALVFVLMAAPWFAALWYGGGSEHLRVYLVYNHLQRFLPGGSSGHHQPFYYYLTQFPAGFLPWSILLVSVIYFCVARRHRAPTSQQKGLLFAECWFITGFLFFSLASTKRVLYLMPIFAPAAMLTASYIETTLGSRTLSRIERVFLWIFGCILLVIGLSCVPTYLYAARLYAIGTSLKLLFAVIVAAVITVLFSLFSLCYLARRRTGHFWIYSSAAIYTYLIVALVIAVPLLDRYKSLVPFCQQVKRVVATDAMLYAYQPDETLRGALPFYTGYHPKEMEDLKDLENLASSRSQVFVAIRDSHGRLEKELLSTGRFTVLSRYDMGPDRSLVLLANKK